Proteins found in one Nostoc sp. NIES-3756 genomic segment:
- a CDS encoding scytonemin biosynthesis sensor histidine kinase, protein MTTQSKLEFKFAHFLINNIVESAFCLGEGWQFLYVNDATCRMTEYSREELLTMSLPDVDIDFSLRNWSEIQLQDSCTFKTRYRAKSGRSFLVETSLTFIEEQGKKFSCAFVREKSNEIVDLSIEKWLNELRDANNNLQQQVAELKKKEVNLETSLSVLSSTLESTAIGIVSINVEGDILNYNQKFAEMWKIPQHIILSKKCPRCKAFFESQIKDPETFNRMIWEVSSTSNMESYDVLELKDGRVFAHYSQPQSLGEKIIGRVWSIWDITKTRQTEEALRLNEARFRALAETSDASTFLIQGTQFCYVNPAVEVLTGYSREELLNGFDIRRLIKHRKGRQIRNSPRATNFEYQEITILTKNGAERWLACALTVLDSTIDFQGKSVEMITAIDITDYKQAETELNQALEQAKHLGELRASFLSMVCHQFRNPLNIVSFSNNLLKRYLDAQTEETVQPILDQVQLSIEQLNQMLDDMLFFARTEAAKLKVEASQFELVEFCNDLVAQMQMGNFPNLIHFASQEYYLTVWMDKNILNSILKNLLDNAVKYSPSGSMVELKLFRNNEKVVFQIKDSGIGISLLDQQRLFEPFYRGNNVDNIPGTGLGLSIVKTLVDLHSGQITVESKIGVGTKFTVMLPYRI, encoded by the coding sequence ATGACTACCCAGTCAAAATTAGAATTTAAGTTCGCTCATTTTCTGATAAACAACATAGTAGAATCAGCCTTTTGTTTAGGAGAAGGCTGGCAGTTTCTCTACGTTAATGATGCAACTTGTCGGATGACTGAATATTCTCGTGAAGAGTTATTGACGATGAGTTTGCCAGATGTAGATATAGATTTCTCTTTGCGTAATTGGTCTGAAATTCAATTACAGGACTCCTGTACATTTAAAACCCGATACCGTGCTAAGAGTGGTAGGAGTTTTTTGGTAGAGACTTCGTTAACTTTTATAGAAGAACAAGGGAAAAAGTTTAGCTGTGCTTTTGTACGAGAAAAGAGTAATGAGATAGTAGATTTAAGTATAGAAAAGTGGCTCAATGAATTAAGAGATGCCAACAATAACTTGCAACAACAAGTTGCGGAATTGAAGAAAAAAGAGGTTAATTTAGAGACATCTCTATCGGTACTGAGTTCAACTCTTGAATCGACTGCGATCGGGATTGTTTCTATTAACGTTGAAGGCGATATTCTCAATTATAATCAAAAATTTGCTGAGATGTGGAAAATTCCACAGCACATAATATTGTCTAAAAAATGTCCTAGATGTAAAGCTTTTTTTGAGAGCCAAATAAAAGACCCAGAAACTTTTAATAGAATGATTTGGGAAGTCTCTAGCACATCGAATATGGAAAGTTACGATGTCTTAGAATTAAAAGATGGCAGGGTTTTCGCTCACTATTCTCAACCGCAAAGCCTTGGAGAAAAGATAATTGGGAGAGTCTGGAGTATTTGGGACATTACTAAAACTAGGCAGACAGAGGAAGCATTGCGGCTAAATGAAGCGAGGTTTCGCGCTTTAGCTGAAACTAGTGATGCTAGTACTTTCCTTATCCAAGGTACACAATTTTGTTATGTTAATCCGGCAGTAGAAGTACTGACAGGCTACTCTAGAGAAGAACTCTTAAATGGCTTTGATATTCGCCGATTAATTAAACATAGAAAAGGTCGGCAGATACGTAATTCACCTAGAGCCACTAACTTTGAGTATCAAGAAATAACTATTCTAACTAAAAATGGTGCGGAACGTTGGTTAGCTTGTGCGCTAACAGTTTTAGATAGCACTATAGATTTCCAAGGTAAATCTGTGGAGATGATTACGGCTATTGATATCACAGATTACAAACAAGCTGAAACAGAGCTTAACCAAGCTTTAGAACAAGCAAAACACCTTGGTGAATTAAGAGCAAGTTTCCTTTCGATGGTTTGCCATCAATTCCGCAATCCTTTAAATATAGTGTCTTTCTCAAATAACTTACTTAAGCGATATCTTGATGCACAAACTGAGGAGACAGTACAACCAATACTCGACCAAGTTCAACTATCTATAGAGCAACTCAACCAAATGTTAGATGATATGTTGTTCTTTGCGAGAACTGAAGCAGCAAAGCTGAAGGTTGAAGCAAGCCAATTTGAATTAGTGGAGTTTTGCAATGATTTAGTAGCACAAATGCAGATGGGCAATTTTCCCAATCTGATTCATTTTGCCAGTCAAGAATACTATCTGACAGTTTGGATGGATAAGAATATATTAAATTCTATTCTTAAGAATTTGCTCGATAATGCTGTTAAATATTCTCCCTCTGGTAGTATGGTAGAGTTAAAACTTTTCCGTAACAATGAAAAGGTAGTTTTCCAGATAAAAGATAGCGGAATTGGCATTTCTTTATTAGACCAACAACGACTATTTGAACCATTTTATCGAGGCAACAATGTTGATAATATTCCAGGTACTGGGCTGGGGCTGTCGATTGTGAAAACGCTAGTAGATTTACATAGCGGTCAGATTACTGTAGAAAGCAAGATTGGTGTAGGTACTAAATTTACTGTCATGCTGCCATACAGAATATAA